A genome region from Acinetobacter sp. YWS30-1 includes the following:
- a CDS encoding BrnT family toxin yields the protein MKQYFEWDEAKNRKNQKKHDVSFETASLVFDDPLRISIQDRHTDGEERWQTIGKVKGVLMMLVAHTIFDEDDCEIIRIISARQVTKAERDRYEHG from the coding sequence ATGAAACAGTATTTCGAATGGGATGAGGCAAAGAATCGAAAGAATCAGAAAAAGCACGATGTTTCTTTCGAAACGGCAAGCCTTGTTTTTGATGATCCATTAAGGATCTCAATCCAGGACAGACATACCGATGGTGAAGAACGTTGGCAAACCATTGGAAAAGTAAAAGGCGTACTAATGATGTTAGTAGCTCACACCATCTTTGATGAAGATGACTGTGAAATCATACGAATCATTAGTGCAAGACAAGTCACTAAGGCGGAGCGAGATAGATATGAGCATGGTTAG
- a CDS encoding BrnA antitoxin family protein — protein MSMVRYSRKELNEKFSDKQDAEIQRLLAKGTVPDDQLDLSDMPEITDWSNAVRHNRFYRPVKQQTSIRLDADVLAWFKAQGKGYQTRMNEILRDAMLKELKNHQ, from the coding sequence ATGAGCATGGTTAGATACTCACGCAAAGAACTGAATGAAAAATTCAGCGACAAGCAAGATGCTGAAATTCAACGCTTGCTTGCTAAGGGAACGGTTCCTGACGATCAGCTAGATCTCTCAGATATGCCTGAAATTACCGACTGGAGCAATGCTGTACGCCATAATCGATTCTATCGCCCAGTGAAGCAACAGACTTCCATTCGTTTAGATGCTGATGTACTTGCATGGTTTAAAGCTCAAGGCAAAGGCTATCAAACTAGGATGAATGAAATTCTGCGAGATGCTATGCTGAAAGAATTAAAAAATCATCAATAA
- a CDS encoding macro domain-containing protein, translating into MNRITLVHGDITTLSVDAIVNPANKSLLGGGGLDGKIHKKAGSLMKSECIQINQEKGGCAVGNAEVTTAGNLPAKYLIHAVPPRWLGGEKNEPQLLCNAYSNALLKANQVQAKTVSFPNLGTGIYKYPLQQAAEFAIGSIMMTLPSCEAVDEVFFVCYEKDNYEIYKEILENLYDENIQIEITAIAK; encoded by the coding sequence ATGAATCGGATTACATTAGTACATGGGGATATTACTACCTTATCTGTAGATGCTATTGTGAATCCAGCTAATAAATCATTACTTGGTGGTGGTGGACTAGATGGAAAGATCCATAAAAAAGCAGGATCTTTAATGAAATCAGAGTGCATTCAGATTAATCAAGAAAAAGGTGGATGTGCTGTTGGAAATGCGGAAGTAACGACAGCTGGAAATTTACCTGCAAAATATCTGATTCATGCTGTTCCACCTAGATGGTTAGGCGGTGAAAAAAATGAACCTCAACTCTTATGTAATGCTTATAGCAATGCACTTTTGAAAGCTAATCAGGTTCAAGCAAAAACAGTGTCATTTCCAAATTTAGGAACAGGGATTTATAAGTATCCATTACAGCAGGCAGCTGAATTTGCAATTGGATCTATCATGATGACATTACCCTCATGTGAAGCCGTAGATGAAGTGTTTTTTGTATGTTATGAGAAAGATAATTATGAAATATATAAGGAAATTCTAGAAAATCTCTATGATGAAAATATTCAGATAGAGATTACAGCTATAGCCAAATAG
- a CDS encoding PD-(D/E)XK nuclease family protein, whose protein sequence is MQSKVLLNLLDEVVQEKKVNSLFLNRYKNLLAPKFSIFSYFRTDELILSNILADLLDPQGSHGQDYLFIKKWIELRKNGLDESWQKINLDQSKITVKLEEKNWRLDTLRRMDILIEIFCHGEKYALCIENKPFASDQKNQLKDYADELEQRYPNQWQLIYLSGSGKVNRPGFIGDRFA, encoded by the coding sequence ATGCAATCAAAAGTTTTACTTAATTTATTAGATGAGGTTGTTCAAGAAAAAAAAGTAAATTCTTTATTTTTAAATCGATATAAAAATCTTCTAGCTCCAAAGTTTTCCATCTTTAGCTATTTTCGCACAGATGAATTAATACTAAGTAATATCCTAGCTGACCTACTAGATCCTCAAGGTAGTCACGGACAAGATTATCTTTTTATCAAAAAATGGATTGAACTTAGAAAAAATGGATTAGATGAATCTTGGCAAAAAATTAACTTAGACCAGTCTAAAATCACCGTTAAGTTGGAAGAAAAAAATTGGCGTTTAGATACTTTAAGAAGGATGGATATCCTAATTGAGATTTTTTGTCATGGTGAAAAATACGCATTATGTATTGAGAATAAGCCTTTTGCATCTGATCAAAAGAATCAACTTAAAGATTATGCTGACGAGTTGGAGCAACGCTACCCCAACCAATGGCAACTGATTTATTTATCTGGTTCTGGAAAAGTGAACCGTCCTGGTTTTATCGGAGACAGGTTTGCTTGA